Proteins encoded by one window of Oceanithermus desulfurans:
- the moaC gene encoding cyclic pyranopterin monophosphate synthase MoaC translates to MGKLTHFEDGKPRMVDVSDKRATVRVARAEAAVKLTPEAAAALKEGGVGKGDPLVVAQLAGIMAAKKTSELIPLCHPLPLSKVAVEVVFDEAAARVRITCEVKTKAETGVEMEALTAASVAALTVYDMLKAASKGLEIEQVRLLYKSGGKSGTWERG, encoded by the coding sequence GTGGGCAAACTGACCCATTTCGAGGACGGAAAACCCCGGATGGTCGACGTGTCGGACAAGCGGGCCACGGTGCGCGTCGCACGCGCCGAAGCCGCGGTGAAGCTGACCCCCGAGGCCGCAGCGGCCCTGAAAGAGGGCGGCGTCGGCAAGGGCGACCCGCTGGTGGTGGCCCAGCTGGCCGGCATCATGGCCGCCAAGAAGACGAGCGAGCTGATCCCGCTCTGCCACCCGCTGCCCCTTTCCAAGGTCGCCGTCGAGGTCGTCTTCGACGAGGCCGCGGCGCGGGTGCGCATCACCTGCGAGGTCAAGACCAAGGCCGAGACCGGGGTGGAGATGGAGGCGCTCACCGCCGCCAGCGTGGCGGCGCTGACCGTCTACGACATGCTCAAGGCCGCCAGCAAAGGGCTGGAGATCGAGCAGGTGCGCCTGCTCTACAAGTCGGGCGGCAAGTCCGGCACCTGGGAACGCGGCTGA
- a CDS encoding GntR family transcriptional regulator, with product MRIERPNLVREAAYERLKRRILEGVLRPGARLSEPALAQALGVSRTPVREALQRLAQEGLVELRPGRGARVRVLSPREVEEVYEVRALIEGEAAARAAGRCDEAGLRRLEAALDVLETADPDDYAAQIAADERFHALLVAASGNRVLEQVFHDLDAALALTRQFSRDLNQTPETRAQHRAIVAAIHAGDAAAARAAAEAHVQAFKATVARRIQEAAWT from the coding sequence GTGCGCATCGAACGCCCCAACCTGGTCCGGGAAGCCGCCTACGAACGGCTGAAACGCCGCATCCTCGAAGGCGTGCTGCGGCCGGGGGCGCGGCTCAGCGAGCCCGCGCTGGCCCAGGCGCTGGGGGTGAGCCGCACCCCGGTGCGCGAGGCGCTGCAACGCCTCGCGCAGGAGGGGTTGGTGGAGCTGCGTCCGGGTCGGGGGGCACGGGTGCGGGTGCTCAGCCCCCGCGAGGTCGAGGAGGTCTACGAGGTGCGGGCGCTGATCGAGGGCGAGGCCGCGGCCCGCGCCGCAGGGCGCTGCGACGAAGCGGGCCTGCGCAGGCTCGAGGCCGCGCTCGACGTGCTCGAGACGGCCGATCCGGACGACTACGCCGCCCAGATCGCCGCCGACGAGCGCTTCCACGCGCTCCTGGTGGCCGCAAGCGGCAACCGCGTGCTCGAACAGGTCTTCCACGACCTCGACGCCGCGCTCGCCCTCACCCGCCAGTTCTCGCGCGACCTCAACCAGACCCCCGAGACCCGCGCGCAGCACCGCGCCATCGTCGCCGCCATCCATGCCGGCGACGCCGCGGCCGCGCGCGCGGCCGCCGAGGCCCACGTGCAGGCCTTCAAGGCCACCGTGGCTCGGCGCATCCAGGAGGCCGCATGGACCTGA